A region of Solanum dulcamara chromosome 7, daSolDulc1.2, whole genome shotgun sequence DNA encodes the following proteins:
- the LOC129894113 gene encoding probable LRR receptor-like serine/threonine-protein kinase At5g10290 isoform X2, with translation MELFFAIVILAYLHSFVLPDGQGDALYALKNSLNASKDQLADWNQNQVSPCTWSKITCDDEGNVIMVSLSSMGFSGTLTPRIGVLKNVNTLSLQGNGITGRIPEELGNLTSLTMLDLENNRFFGEIPASLGNLKKLQSLFLSRNNLTGTIPQSLPDLPNLMSLQLGSNGLTGQIPEQLFQLPKYNFTGNHLNCGLNLTHHCESDSGGSPSKPKTGLIVGIAVGFLGLLLLGGSVLLIWRRRHKGYRHEVFVDVVELKPGEPVLNWPTRKRVALGTARGLEYLHEHCNPKIIHRDVKAANVLLDEDFEAVVGDFGLAKLVDVKKTNVTTQVRGTMGHIAPEYLSTGKSSEKTDVFGYGIMLLEIVTGQRAIDFSRLEEEDDVLLLDHVKKLQRDKKLDAIVDRNLNKNYELDEVEMMIQVALLCTQASPEDRPAMSEVVRMLEGEGLAERWEEWQHVEVNRMQEYERLQRRFDWGEDSMFNQDAVELSGGR, from the exons GAGATGCACTGTACGCATTGAAGAACTCATTAAATGCTTCAAAAGATCAACTTGCTGATTGGAACCAGAATCAAGTTAGTCCTTGCACTTGGTCCAAAATCACTTGTGATGATGAAGGCAATGTCATTATGGT GTCATTATCAAGTATGGGATTCTCGGGCACTTTAACTCCCAGAATAGGTGTTCTAAAGAATGTGAATACACT GTCCTTGCAAGGAAATGGTATAACTGGTAGAATTCCCGAAGAGTTAGGAAATTTAACAAGCTTGACAATGTTGGATTTAGAAAATAACCGTTTTTTTGGAGAAATACCAGCTTCGCTTGGTAATCTTAAAAAGCTTCAGTCTCT GTTTTTGAGTCGAAACAATCTTACGGGGACTATCCCTCAGTCGCTTCCGGATCTTCCCAACTTGATGAGCCT TCAGCTTGGTTCCAACGGTCTTACTGGCCAAATTCCTGAACAGTTGTTCCAACTTCCAAAATACAA TTTTACAGGGAATCATTTGAATTGTGGCTTAAATCTCACTCATCATTGTGAATCTGATAGTGGAG GTTCTCCTAGTAAACCAAAGACTGGTCTCATAGTTGGTATTGCTGTTGGATTTCTTGGACTTCTCCTTCTTGGGGGATCTGTGTTGTTGATTTGGAGGAGACGGCACAAAGGCTATAGACATGAAGTCTTTGTTGATGTTGTAG AACTTAAACCTGGGGAGCCTGTTTTGAATTGGCCAACTAGGAAGCGTGTGGCACTGGGTACTGCACGTGGACTTGAATACCTACATGAGCACTGTAATCCAAAGATTATTCACCGTGATGTTAAAGCAGCTAATGTATTACTAGATGAAGATTTTGAAGCTGTAGTTGGTGATTTTGGCCTGGCAAAGCTAGTTGACGTGAAGAAAACCAATGTGACAACTCAAGTTCGTGGTACAATGGGCCATATAGCTCCTGAATACTTATCCACTGGCAAATCATCAGAAAAAACTGATGTTTTTGGCTATGGAATCATGCTTTTGGAAATTGTAACTGGCCAACGTGCAATAGACTTCTCACGcctagaagaagaagatgatgtcTTGTTGCTTGACCAT GTCAAAAAACTGCAAAGGGATAAAAAACTGGATGCAATTGTAGACCGGAACCTGAATAAGAACTACGAGCTGGATGAAGTGGAGATGATGATTCAGGTGGCATTGCTGTGCACTCAGGCATCACCGGAGGACCGTCCAGCAATGTCGGAGGTGGTGAGGATGCTGGAAGGAGAAGGGCTTGCTGAGAGATGGGAAGAGTGGCAGCACGTTGAAGTCAACCGTATGCAAGAATACGAGAGACTTCAGAGACGATTTGATTGGGGAGAAGATTCAATGTTTAATCAGGACGCCGTTGAGTTGTCCGGTGGAAGATGA
- the LOC129895438 gene encoding ras-related protein RABH1e-like produces MSVVSPLAKYKLVFLGDQSVGKTSIITRFMYDKFDTTYQATIGIDFLSKTMYLEDRTVRLQLWDTAGQERFRSLIPSYIRDSSVAVIVYDVANRQSFLNTSKWIEEVRTERGSDVVIVLVGNKTDLVEKRQVSTEEGDAKSLEFGVMYVETSAKAGFNIKPLFRKIAAALPGMETLSSTKQEDMVDVNLKPTTNTFHTEKQGGGCAC; encoded by the exons ATGTCGGTGGTATCGCCATTAGCAAAGTACAAGCTGGTGTTTTTGGGAGATCAATCTGTGGGCAAAACCAGCATCATTACTCGCTTTATGTACGATAAATTCGACACCACTTATCAG GCTACCATTGGTATTGATTTTTTATCAAAGACAATGTACCTTGAAGATCGAACAGTTCGCCTGCAGCTCTG GGATACTGCTGGTCAAGAAAGATTTAGAAGCCTTATTCCAAGCTACATTAGAGATTCTTCTGTTGCTGTAATTGTATATGATGTTGCCA ATCGCCAATCATTTCTCAACACTTCAAAGTGGATCGAAGAAGTACGCACTGAACGAGGCAGTGATgtcgttattgttcttgttgggAACAAAACTGATCTTGTAGAAAAAAG GCAAGTTTCCACAGAAGAAGGAGATGCTAAATCTCTTGAATTTGGAGTAATGTATGTAGAAACCAGTGCTAAAGCTGGATTCAATATCAAG CCTCTGTTCCGAAAGATTGCTGCAGCCTTACCGGGGATGGAAACACTTTCATCCACAAAACAGGAAGATATGGTTGATGTTAATTTGAAGCCTACCACAAATACATTCCATACAGAGAAGCAAGGGGGAGGTTGTGCATGTTAG
- the LOC129894113 gene encoding probable LRR receptor-like serine/threonine-protein kinase At5g10290 isoform X1: MELFFAIVILAYLHSFVLPDGQGDALYALKNSLNASKDQLADWNQNQVSPCTWSKITCDDEGNVIMVSLSSMGFSGTLTPRIGVLKNVNTLSLQGNGITGRIPEELGNLTSLTMLDLENNRFFGEIPASLGNLKKLQSLFLSRNNLTGTIPQSLPDLPNLMSLQLGSNGLTGQIPEQLFQLPKYNFTGNHLNCGLNLTHHCESDSGGSPSKPKTGLIVGIAVGFLGLLLLGGSVLLIWRRRHKGYRHEVFVDVVGEVDRRIPFGQLRRFSWRELQLATDNFSEKNVLGQGGFGKVYKGVLNDGIKVAVKRLTDYESPGGDAAFQREVEMISVAVHRNLLRLIGFCTTPTERLLVYPYMQNLSVAYRLRQLKPGEPVLNWPTRKRVALGTARGLEYLHEHCNPKIIHRDVKAANVLLDEDFEAVVGDFGLAKLVDVKKTNVTTQVRGTMGHIAPEYLSTGKSSEKTDVFGYGIMLLEIVTGQRAIDFSRLEEEDDVLLLDHVKKLQRDKKLDAIVDRNLNKNYELDEVEMMIQVALLCTQASPEDRPAMSEVVRMLEGEGLAERWEEWQHVEVNRMQEYERLQRRFDWGEDSMFNQDAVELSGGR, encoded by the exons GAGATGCACTGTACGCATTGAAGAACTCATTAAATGCTTCAAAAGATCAACTTGCTGATTGGAACCAGAATCAAGTTAGTCCTTGCACTTGGTCCAAAATCACTTGTGATGATGAAGGCAATGTCATTATGGT GTCATTATCAAGTATGGGATTCTCGGGCACTTTAACTCCCAGAATAGGTGTTCTAAAGAATGTGAATACACT GTCCTTGCAAGGAAATGGTATAACTGGTAGAATTCCCGAAGAGTTAGGAAATTTAACAAGCTTGACAATGTTGGATTTAGAAAATAACCGTTTTTTTGGAGAAATACCAGCTTCGCTTGGTAATCTTAAAAAGCTTCAGTCTCT GTTTTTGAGTCGAAACAATCTTACGGGGACTATCCCTCAGTCGCTTCCGGATCTTCCCAACTTGATGAGCCT TCAGCTTGGTTCCAACGGTCTTACTGGCCAAATTCCTGAACAGTTGTTCCAACTTCCAAAATACAA TTTTACAGGGAATCATTTGAATTGTGGCTTAAATCTCACTCATCATTGTGAATCTGATAGTGGAG GTTCTCCTAGTAAACCAAAGACTGGTCTCATAGTTGGTATTGCTGTTGGATTTCTTGGACTTCTCCTTCTTGGGGGATCTGTGTTGTTGATTTGGAGGAGACGGCACAAAGGCTATAGACATGAAGTCTTTGTTGATGTTGTAG GTGAGGTTGATCGACGAATTCCATTTGGTCAATTGAGGAGATTTTCATGGAGGGAATTGCAGCTTGCTACTGATAACTTCAGTGAAAAGAATGTTCTTGGACAGGGGGGGTTCGGCAAGGTCTATAAAGGAGTGCTCAATGATGGCATTAAAGTTGCCGTGAAACGGTTAACTGATTATGAGAGTCCTGGGGGAGATGCTGCATTTCAGCGAGAAGTTGAGATGATAAGTGTGGCTGTTCATAGGAATCTCTTACGGCTTATAGGATTTTGCACCACACCGACTGAACGCCTGCTAGTATACCCATATATGCAGAATCTAAGTGTTGCTTATCGTCTACGAC AACTTAAACCTGGGGAGCCTGTTTTGAATTGGCCAACTAGGAAGCGTGTGGCACTGGGTACTGCACGTGGACTTGAATACCTACATGAGCACTGTAATCCAAAGATTATTCACCGTGATGTTAAAGCAGCTAATGTATTACTAGATGAAGATTTTGAAGCTGTAGTTGGTGATTTTGGCCTGGCAAAGCTAGTTGACGTGAAGAAAACCAATGTGACAACTCAAGTTCGTGGTACAATGGGCCATATAGCTCCTGAATACTTATCCACTGGCAAATCATCAGAAAAAACTGATGTTTTTGGCTATGGAATCATGCTTTTGGAAATTGTAACTGGCCAACGTGCAATAGACTTCTCACGcctagaagaagaagatgatgtcTTGTTGCTTGACCAT GTCAAAAAACTGCAAAGGGATAAAAAACTGGATGCAATTGTAGACCGGAACCTGAATAAGAACTACGAGCTGGATGAAGTGGAGATGATGATTCAGGTGGCATTGCTGTGCACTCAGGCATCACCGGAGGACCGTCCAGCAATGTCGGAGGTGGTGAGGATGCTGGAAGGAGAAGGGCTTGCTGAGAGATGGGAAGAGTGGCAGCACGTTGAAGTCAACCGTATGCAAGAATACGAGAGACTTCAGAGACGATTTGATTGGGGAGAAGATTCAATGTTTAATCAGGACGCCGTTGAGTTGTCCGGTGGAAGATGA